The Methanocella arvoryzae MRE50 genome includes a region encoding these proteins:
- a CDS encoding GxxExxY protein, giving the protein MRYEEPPKYLDEMGKVIVNAAYKVHERWGPGLLEHFYQIALMREISKAGLEVKSEVYLPIILDDLVIENAYRLDLLVENEIIIEIKTVEKLSVVHYKQIRTYMKLFNSRLGYLINFNTELIRKGINREILSKPSEQTTSPGRQEP; this is encoded by the coding sequence TCATAGTAAATGCTGCATACAAAGTTCATGAACGGTGGGGACCAGGCCTTCTTGAGCACTTCTACCAGATAGCGCTAATGAGGGAAATATCAAAAGCTGGGCTGGAAGTAAAATCTGAGGTATATCTACCTATCATACTGGATGATCTTGTTATTGAAAATGCATATCGACTTGATTTACTTGTTGAGAACGAGATAATAATTGAAATAAAAACTGTTGAAAAACTATCGGTTGTACACTATAAACAAATACGAACATATATGAAATTATTTAACAGTCGATTAGGGTATCTGATAAACTTTAACACTGAACTCATCAGAAAAGGAATCAATAGGGAAATATTATCAAAACCCAGTGAGCAGACAACATCTCCCGGAAGACAGGAACCCTGA